In Primulina eburnea isolate SZY01 chromosome 5, ASM2296580v1, whole genome shotgun sequence, a single window of DNA contains:
- the LOC140832276 gene encoding LOW QUALITY PROTEIN: leucine-rich repeat extensin-like protein 3 (The sequence of the model RefSeq protein was modified relative to this genomic sequence to represent the inferred CDS: inserted 2 bases in 1 codon), producing MSGTCEMKRNFNSCSGFLYLSSLLFFLPLLSLSSSETGHVHAHALHSNVEISRNGPLTDSEALYIKRRQLLYYIDEFGDRGEHVKVDPSLVFDNPRLRNAYIALQAWKLAIFSDPYNLTGNWVGSNVCRYEGVFCAPALDNHSILTVAGIDLNHGDIAGYLPEELGLLTDLGLFHINSNRFCGTVPKKFKNLKVLFELDLSNNRFAGKFPYVVLSLPKLIYLDIRFNEFEGTVPPELFDKPLDAIFINHNRFAFELPDNFGNSPVSVIVLANNRFHGCLPASLGNMSNLNEIIFMGNKLRSCFPSEIGLLKNLTVLDVSNNGLLGTLPESIGGLVNLEQFNVAHNMFSGKIPASICELPSLENFTYAYNFFTGEPPVCLALPAFDDRRNCLPNRPAQRSPGQCKLFLSKKIHCGAFKCHPFIPSLPPPPPPSPXPSVVVQSPPPPVYSPPPPSPPPPIFSPPPPVYSPPPPPPPVYPPPPPVYSPPPPSPPPPSPPPPSPPPVYSPPPPSPPPPSPPPPSPPPPTYSPPPPSPPPPSPPPPSPPPPIYSPPPPPPSPPPPVYSPPPPQPSPPPPVYSPPPPPSPPSPIIYAPCQWPPPPPNSPPPPPPLHSPPPPVTYLYNSPPPPPLYSPPPPPVYVYPSPPPPVHHPPPPTPHFEPPPPPPCIEPPPPPPPCEEHLPPPPYVYKPPPSPSPPHYHDNSPPPPPPPYHYNSPPPPSPSPHYHDHSPPPPPPPYHYNSPPPPSPSPPPPAPIYEGPLPPVVGVSYASPPPPPFY from the exons ATGTCTGGTACATGTGAAATGAAGCGAAATTTCAATTCTTGTAGTGGGTTTTTGTATTTGAGCAGTCTTTTGTTCTTTCTTCCTTTGCTGTCGCTTTCTTCTTCGGAGACAGGCCATGTTCATGCTCATGCATTGCATTCCAATGTCGAAATCAGCAGGAATGGACCGCTTACAGATTCGGAAGCTCTTTACATCAAAAGACGGCAACTTCTCTACTACATAGATGAATTCGGTGATAGAGGAGAACATGTGAAGGTTGACCCTTCGCTGGTGTTCGATAACCCGAGGCTAAGAAATGCGTACATTGCTTTACAAGCTTGGAAACTCGCCATATTCTCAGATCCCTACAACTTGACTGGCAATTGGGTTGGATCTAACGTGTGCCGGTATGAAGGGGTGTTTTGTGCTCCTGCACTTGACAACCATTCAATCCTTACGGTTGCTGGTATTGATCTTAACCACGGCGACATTGCGGGGTATCTTCCTGAAGAGCTGGGTCTTCTCACAGATCTGGGTCTCTTTCACATCAATTCCAACAGATTCTGCGGGACTGTGCCgaagaaattcaagaacttGAAGGTACTGTTCGAGCTTGATTTGAGCAACAACAGGTTCGCTGGGAAATTCCCTTATGTTGTTTTAAGCTTGCCTAAGTTGATTTATTTGGATATAAGATTCAATGAGTTTGAAGGTACCGTTCCGCCCGAGCTTTTTGATAAGCCTTTAGATGCTATATTTATCAACCACAACAGATTTGCTTTTGAATTGCCGGATAATTTCGGTAACTCCCCTGTTTCTGTAATAGTTTTGGCTAACAACAGGTTCCATGGCTGCCTGCCGGCGAGTCTTGGAAATATGAGTAATCTTAATGAGATTATATTTATGGGCAATAAATTGAGGTCTTGTTTTCCGAGTGAGATTGGATTGTTGAAGAATTTGACTGTATTAGATGTGAGCAATAATGGCTTGTTGGGCACGTTGCCGGAGAGTATCGGTGGACTGGTGAATTTGGAGCAGTTCAATGTGGCACATAATATGTTTTCGGGTAAGATTCCGGCGAGCATTTGTGAGCTGCCTAGCTTGGAGAATTTCACCTATGCTTATAATTTCTTCACGGGCGAGCCACCGGTATGTTTGGCTTTGCCGGCGTTTGATGACCGCCGGAATTGTTTGCCTAATAGGCCCGCACAGAGGTCCCCGGGACAGTGTAAATTGTTCTTGTCTAAGAAAATTCATTGTGGGGCTTTCAAGTGTCACCCGTTTATTCCTTCTCTCCCACCGCCGCCGCCTCCTTCACC CCCGTCAGTGGTGGTGCAGTCACCTCCTCCGCCAGTTTATTCCCCACCGCCACCTTCACCTCCTCCCCCGATTTTTTCGCCTCCACCTCCCGTTTACTCTCCTccgcctccacctccacctgTTTACCCACCTCCTCCCCCGGTCTATTCTCCTCCTCCCCCATCTCCACCACCACCATCACCGCCTCCTCCTTCACCTCCACCCGTTTACTCACCACCTCCCCCATCTCCACCGCCACCATCACCCCCTCCTCCCTCTCCACCTCCACCTACTTACTCACCACCTCCCCCATCTCCCCCGCCACCATCACCCCCTCCTCCCTCTCCTCCTCCGCCTATTTACTCACCACCTCCTCCACCACCTTCACCTCCTCCACCTGTCTACTCACCACCTCCTCCACAACCATCCCCTCCACCGCCAGTTTACTCACCACCACCTCCTCCATCGCCTCCGTCTCCAATTATTTACGCGCCTTGTCAGTGGCCACCGCCACCTCCAAATAGCCCACCACCTCCACCGCCTTTGCATTCTCCTCCGCCACCAGTTACTTATTTGTATAACTCGCCTCCTCCCCCACCGTTATACTCGCCCCCTCCACCTCCCGTATATGTGTATCCATCTCCACCCCCTCCAGTACACCATCCACCACCACCAACCCCGCATTTTGAGCCTCCTCCTCCACCACCTTGTATAGAACCACCCCCTCCACCACCACCATGTGAAGAACACCTGCCTCCACCGCCATATGTTTACAAGCCTCCACCATCACCTTCACCTCCTCATTATCACGACAATTCTCCACCGCCACCCCCACCACCATATCACTACAATTCTCCTCCGCCACCATCACCTTCACCTCATTATCACGACCATTCTCCTCCGCCACCCCCACCACCATATCACTACAATTCTCCTCCGCCACCATCACCTTCACCCCCTCCACCAGCTCCAATATATGAAGGGCCACTGCCACCTGTTGTTGGCGTATCGTATGCATCCCCACCCCCACCGCCCTTCTATTGA